In Rhodoferax koreense, a genomic segment contains:
- a CDS encoding LysR substrate-binding domain-containing protein: MELRHLRYFVATAELGSITRASEKLFMAQPPLSAQLKQLEDEVGVPLFVRMPRGVRLTEAGVSFLEDARAILARSQQAGQRARERQAGARASLRIGLVPSAIHSVLPGFLRRLHEAGLDARVEAREMITSKQQLALRDDELDLGFARPGAGAVPLETVAVIDDPYAIALPAGHPLAASRSPMPLALAAQAPFVGFARHRMADYFDRTVALCQEAGFTPDIRCEAGQFVSVLALVASGLGVAIVPSSLSTLDSVAGGAVVFRPLQMARDKSRLAVLAPAGPPRDAWSAQIASLAAEALEELGRRLESR; encoded by the coding sequence ATGGAACTGCGCCACCTGCGTTATTTCGTCGCCACCGCCGAGCTCGGCAGCATCACCCGCGCCTCCGAAAAGCTGTTCATGGCGCAGCCGCCGCTGTCGGCGCAGCTGAAACAACTGGAGGATGAGGTCGGCGTGCCGCTGTTCGTGCGAATGCCGCGCGGCGTGCGTCTCACCGAGGCGGGGGTGTCGTTCCTGGAAGACGCACGGGCCATCCTCGCGCGCAGCCAGCAGGCCGGGCAGCGCGCGCGGGAACGGCAGGCGGGTGCGCGCGCCAGCCTGCGCATCGGGCTGGTGCCGTCGGCGATCCATTCGGTGTTGCCCGGTTTCCTGCGCCGCCTGCACGAGGCCGGGCTGGACGCACGTGTGGAAGCCCGTGAAATGATCACCTCGAAGCAGCAACTGGCGCTGCGCGACGACGAGCTGGACCTGGGTTTTGCGCGACCCGGCGCCGGTGCCGTGCCGCTGGAGACGGTGGCCGTGATCGACGACCCCTACGCCATCGCGCTGCCGGCGGGGCATCCGCTTGCCGCCAGCCGATCGCCCATGCCGTTGGCCCTGGCCGCTCAAGCACCGTTCGTCGGTTTCGCGCGGCACCGGATGGCCGACTATTTCGACCGCACCGTGGCCCTGTGCCAGGAAGCAGGCTTCACGCCCGACATCCGCTGCGAGGCCGGCCAGTTCGTCAGTGTGCTGGCACTGGTAGCCTCGGGCCTGGGCGTGGCCATCGTGCCTTCGTCGCTTTCCACATTGGACAGCGTGGCCGGCGGCGCGGTAGTGTTTCGCCCGTTGCAGATGGCGCGCGACAAGAGCCGGCTGGCCGTGCTGGCCCCGGCCGGTCCGCCGCGAGATGCCTGGTCGGCGCAGATCGCCAGCCTGGCGGCCGAGGCCCTGGAGGAACTCGGGCGGCGGCTCGAATCGCGCTAG